The nucleotide sequence GGTATCTATGTTGATGGGGGTTTTCTCTCTAGGCTTCTTAAAAAGGCCAACATCTACAGACACGAAGCTAAACTTTAGTAAAATCACAGATTTATGTTACATTAACTGTACATCCAGGCAAGCCACATAATTTTGTTTTCTCCTCCGGTAAGTTATTTGTTCTTCATTTGGCAATATGATCACTCAACATGGCTCAATACATCTGAAAGTTGTCTTTGTTGCTGGTATGATTTGAATTGAGTAACTGAAATATAGCTATGATAAATATCTAGAAAGTCTTCTTTGatggaaacagaaaaattgCACACCTCCCATAAGGGCactcaagacttttttttttgatacCCAAATTAGCACAAGAACATCTTTCAAAGAACCGCTAAAACTACATCTAATTGGTATCAAAAGATCCCTTCTTTAACATGATAAAGACACAAGACAATTTTCAGGTTTGAAGGGAAGgaatgaaaagaatgaaatcGGATGTCACTTCCTGAAACCAATGTGTTATGGTAATATCTCTACGCAAACAAAATATATACCAAACCTGTTTCCAAGCAAAACATCTACAATGTTTACAGATGTACAATGTGTTCATTGCTGCATATTTATGTTAATATACATGGTAGGTATGTTCTGTATTCAACACATACTCCATACTCTTAGGTGTAATTTCAATTCACTCTGAATTCTTCACTTCACCATCAGAGAAGTGAACTTCATTTTCTAGCCTGTTAACCACATGTTAATGTTAAACCTACAGGCTGGTTAAAGACAAACAGGGTGAGAACAACAACATCAAAAGCTTAAATACACTAGGATAAGACAGCTGAATGAGTTTAAGGCATTTAGAGGTTACTCCTGACAGAAAATAAAGGCTACAAAAGCCTAAGCAGTCTGTCAAAATAACCCAGACTCAGACTTTTTTGTTTAATGCAATGTGATTTAAAATTAGCCCTTGGTGACGATCaactgtaatataaaatattcctcctcttacaatgaaaatgaaagtcTAATTACTAAAGGTAAACACTAAATGTATGGTCTTCAGTTTCAAATGTAAGCAGAGTTTATCTACCCCTTAAAATATGCAGTTTAATTCATTACTTTAATTTATTAGCATAACTACCTCCCATTCTGccccacacacatcaaacagatGCAGATTTagtgtttaaaaatgtgttgtcaAAACTAACTAGCAAGGAATAAGTCAAAAACTCCAGCCTGCAGTCACTGTGCTGTGCAGAAAGCTCTGTGAAATATAGTGCAAAAAGCAATGTGGTAAATAGTTAATCAGCAAAACTGCAAATAAGTGTTTAACTGCTATGTACTCGTGATAGTACTGAACCGCATTAAAGTTTGCATGTGTAACATTTTTGATGTCTTTGCTGGCCTCTACCACTTGACAGGCTCAGCTGATTGTAAGAGGGTGGTGCTTTCTAGTTTGCTTaaacataaattaaaaatgaaagatgtaataaacaaaaaaaaccaaacaatctTTAGATTTTAGGGCTAGTTTAAAACCACAATATCATACTGGGTGTATAAGCTGAAGCCATTTGAGGTAGACAGAAACCATGTTAGAGTATGTACTTTCATACTGCCTAAAACCTACCAATAGTCTGACAAACTGTCCAATTGAACCATAATCCATAGATTTCTGGCCCAGTGAGACTTCCTGTGATCCCACCCAAGACTAACAGGGAACCACTGATCTACAACATCATGATCCATGAAGGCTTGAGAAGTGTAATGAAAAGGAGTGGGGGGCTTGGAACTGACACAACTACCAGAAAGAAATCAACGCCACTTGTCTTCAATGTCTCAAGTCAACAGCAGCATTTAACCTCAGTCCTACAACCAGAAACAATTGAGGATTAATTTACAAGGCATAATCTTTTAAATAGAATCTATGGCATTCGACCGTTGTCTCAGTGTGTCCCCTTGAGATATCCCCCACCCCATACCCACATATATAAGTTTATACCCCAAAATTCCTAATGCCAGGCCTCATGCCCATTTAACAGTCTCACGTTGTTCTAGAGAATagagattaaaaatatatactATTGACTTATTGACTTCCAgtgtatgttttctcttttttcctatATTTTTTTCAAGTTAAAAAGACCCCTTTATCACAATGCAAGCTCAGAGGTCTTTTCTACACTCACTCACGCATACACGTTCACTcattcagtcacacacacacatatatatatactgtatatttatatatatatttatatttatatatattagaaGATTTTTTTAGCTGAGAAATTAGGCAAAGTAGATTATGTTCATTTGGACGGAATTCATTCAAAATGAGAAGGAATTAAACTTTCTCCAGTTTCCCTTTTTGATGAGGACAAGATTTGAGGGATTTGGGAAGCGCTACAACATCACATGACTACTCAAGAGCAGGTAGCAAGGtaaaaggaagaagaaatagATAAAAGGCCTGAACTTGTACAAGGCAGAGAGATGGGCAGACGATATGGCTCTCTGTGGCATGTGCATTCAATGGCCCTACAACAGTAAGAGAAAATGTAATGTACAAAGTTTAAGagggttagaaaaaaaaaacaacaacatcaaaaaaaaaaaaaaaatttaagacCAAAAGAATAAATAGAGCACTGGACTAAGATGAAGAACATGAATGACTTAAAtcgaaagaaagaaagaaagaaagaaagaaagaaagaaagaaagaaagaaagctaaAGCAATCGTGCAAGACTATGTTGCAGGTTAAAGGAGGggagtggaagggaaaaaaatatatatattctgtCTGCCTGATTCATCGGTACACCAGGTGAGATATGGTGCCAGATTTGAAGTTGAGCTGATGGTTGGGCACAAAGTTGTGCTGAGGATTCTTTCGCGTGCACATATCTTTTGCATACAAGCCCATGCACGAGTCACATGACACTTTCGAACAGTTCACACAGGTGTGTGATGCACCTGGCTTGTTGCAAAACCCGCATCGCGATCCCCCCATGCTTATTCGCTCACTGCTGCCTCCCTTTGGTGTTGTCAAGGCAACAGACTTGCTGGGAAACAGCTTAGTGGACATGAGGGGCTTCTCCACCATCTGAGGGTGAGGGTGGGGATGAGAATGTGAGTGGGTCAATGTGAGGGGGTGTGGATGGAGATGGGAGTGAGTATGAGTATTAGAGTAGACAGAGAGCTTTTCCTTGACAGGAATGTATCCATCAAGGGGTCGTGGAGATTTTGGATGGTAGTCCTGGAGGCCACAGCAAGGGGAGGGGTCCACATCATGACAGGCAGAACAGAGGATCATGTCACACCTCTGGCAGGAGGCCATTGTGGTGCAGCCCAGCCCGCAACCCTGGCACTTCACACTACCATGACCTTTGTGCAGCCACCCATCCCTTCCATCTCGAGGCTCTCTGGATAGAGGTCGAGACGGGGTCTGCCTCCCTCCTGTGCCAGCCCCACCCCTCTCTGTGTACAAGTCAATCTCATCTAAAGAGGATGGATGGTAGGATGTGTAGGGATCCGCTGGGGGAGGTGACTGAATTGGGAAGAAATCTGCAACAGGGCTATAGGAAGGTGGAGCAGCCACAGAGGAAAGAGATATTGAGGTGCTGGGCCTGATGATCTCATCCTTCATATCCTCCTCTGCATCCACAAATAGAGGCTCTTTCCTCAGACTCAATGAAGCCTTCAAGACAGGCTTGCTAACCGCTGCATGCCAGTGACCAGCCCCATCTGTAACATCCACAGACTTAGATGGTCGGCTACCTCGCCTAAGGTGGTGGGCATGAGGCTTTTCTATATCCAATGGCCGCACGGACAGCCGAGCCATATCTGCCCCAAGGCTGTCACGTCTGCGGAGCGCTTCAGCACAGCCAGCTGCATCATCTCTGCAACCTCTGCGGAGCTCCAGGGCCTCCAGTTCTGACGCTGAACCACGGGCCAGAGCCACTACCTCTCCCAGAAGACGACACTCTGCCTGGGCCAGGAAGAGTTCAAATGCCAATTGCCGCAGATGATTTGCACCTCCTGGATGCTCCTGCAAATGGAACTGCGAATCATGGTCACAGGTGTAGCCAATGGTGCGCATTAAAGTTCGGAGTTCAGCATCAGAAATGGCAGACTGCAGATGGTACACATATGGGCCAGTGAAGGTCTTAAAGAGAGAAATGAGAATCAGCATAAGTGTCAGTTGTTTAAAACAGGCTGACATGAAGCcacaaataaaggaaaaaaaaatagaaatgcacATCTATGACAAAACAGATGATTaccacaaattacaacaacctCAATGTAAAGCTGAAATGACCACCTTTCTAatatcaaatacttattttaaaTATAGTTCTAGATAAAATTGGCTGATAGAGTcaagcgaaaaaaaaaaaaagtgttttagaAAACCAGAAGTGGGGACAACTATTTTTGGTCCTCTTTTGGGGGGTTGATAATGATGGCAGAAGGCTGTCTAACATGTACAGAAATTTCCCATAGACATTCAGTTAACTTGATATCTTGTGAGGGTGAACGCCATAAGATAATTCATAACGGTTTCGGCTCTGTGTGCAAGGACATTTCCCTCTCCTATTAGGTTAGAAATGTTTCACACCAAACAACTTCGTATTGATTTGCGGTGCTTTCCCTCTAAGAAGACAAGGAGAGCCAAAGAATGCCAGCAACATAAATCCCCAAAGCAAAACAGAGGCAGTGGAACACTGAAGTGTCAAGAGTTACAGCTTTCCTTTTAATTTCTCACTTATTCACCAAGCAGAACTGAGCAGAAGCAACCATAATAACAAGGTCCTCTTTGCACGCGTGTTCACTAAAATTACAAGTCTATACAAATTTTAATAGTTTCAGAAAAATTTTCTTACTTTTAGATATTAATTTACTAAAAAACATGTCAAGCAGTTTATGAGACAGGGGAGATCAAACTTTTGTTTGTATACCCACTTTATGGTATTAAGATTAGACAACAAGTAATTAAGTTAAAATAATCTCTTAAGATTATGCAGATATCTGATATCTGCATAAAGACTGAGAATGTGTACACAAACGTAAAAGTCTTGCTTCCACACTAAAGGTCAGGAAAGATATTCATATATATTGCCTGCAAAAGACAGTCTGAAAGATATGCAAATTCACAAAAGTATTTCGgtgtacacacacactgccCTGATCAATTGCCAAAGCTCAGTATCTCAAAGCTCAGGACTGGACAATAATGATTAATTCTGATATAACAAATGTATTAATAGTGAAATTTTGGCTATTAGAGTAAACTAATCTAagcaaaatatattaaatatcccATCAATGAAATAAACTCACCTTTATACATCTGAATTCCTTCTTCCAAGGGAAGAGCAGGAGGTTGGTGCAGATGGTTTCCAGGGTATGGAAGGCTCTCTCGAGGCCCTTCAGGTTGACTCCTCTCTGGGAGCGGAGGGAGTTCTCCACTACCTCATAGAAACGCACCATGCGAAATCGCTGTGCCGGATCTGGCTGATAGGCTCCTAGCAGAGCTGTGGCTGTGGAAAGTAGGGCCTCACTGTCCTTGTGTCTGCTTCTTTCCCCTTCTTGCGTACTTCCAGTCCCCCTGTTATCCCCTCCTTCCTCCAGGCGCTTCTCCAGTGCTGTCACATACCTCCGGAACAGGTCCTCTTTTAACTTGGCATCCATTATTAGCAGCAGACTATTAGTCAGCTGTTATAATTTTCTGAGAGAGCCTCACACCTTTTAGCATGCCCAACCACAAAATGCCACATTCAGACACCATTTTTGGTTACCATTCTTTAAACCGTATACACTAAATGTTAATGTCGTGGAGAGATGACAGAGGAGTCAATCTTTGCATCCACTCAGTAGCACATCCTCTAAGCAAGAGATGCAGTTTTCTAGTGCTTTCAGTTGGTGTAGCAAGGCTGTAGCCCATAAGGATGCCTTGGTATGAGCATCTCTGGCTTTGGCTCAAAGCCTGACTTGTTTCCAGAAAAACAGGCCTCTGTCATGCAAGATAACGTCAGGGGGGAGGTTTTCCTTGGCACACAGACTTGCATCTATTCCATTGCTTGGTTTTAGCATTGGTAGAGTTCAAGGTCACTCATCAAGAAGACAGATTCATGATCTTGGGGTTGTTATCAGCCATGTCCAAGCTGAAATGACACAAGCAATAGCTGTTAAgataaaaaatatcattttcGGTTTCTAGCTAAATGAAAATGCAATTTAACTGTGGTTAAGCATGTTTTGAAATATCTAGAGGTTCAGATAAGAGGGAAGATACACTAATCCAGGACCATCTCTGTACTCAGAGATGTGAAGATGGATTCGTTTGGGTGGGTGGGTTTTTTGTCTATCACATAGTgaaagggcttttttttttaaaaaattgtttgttttacaaTGTACATAACCAAGAAAAAGGCCAGTGGAATTATAGCTTAAATAAGCAAGAGAGGAACTCATTACTGATGTATACATCCCTCTCACACGTTTGCGCCAGTGAACGTTTCAGCTATTGGTACTACATGCGTGTAAACCAGAGTGGCGCTAACCTAGCCTAGCTTAGCTTCAACTCAAAACTCATAAACACATCGTGAAAATAGTACGAGGCTTGAACAACAGGAGAGCAAACATTTCGCTCTCAGATTCTTGCAAGCTGGCTGGCTGGCTATACCTGTTACCTGAAAATCTCTGCGAACATCCGCTCAACGAGCTAGCAACCAATGAGCCTTAGCCAGACGCATGCTTTACAACTGCGTATCTACTACAACAAATTTAGTCCACCGTGACCAATGGCAATATAAAGTAATACTCCTAGAACGTATACATTAATTCTTCATGACTCTCAAACCCGATGCTGCCACTGCTATGGCCTCCCTACTGAGTAGAAGCTAAACAGTGAACGCCCATTTCAGCGTAGCTGGCTAGCTAACAATTGCTTTTGGTTAGCAGGGCGTTCCATCGCTACACAGACATTATTCgccagtttaaaataaaataacaagaCACAGCGAATTTTTAAGGTGATGTTCTTTTGGGATCAAATGTTAATGGGCTCCCACTAGGAGATCAAGACGTTTGttcaaacaaaaataacagcatTCGCAAATCTTACCTTTAACAAGTGCTAGTCATGGCTAGCTACGCCTCCTCAGCTGTTGGAAATTCCCAGTATAACAACACGCATGCGCTCAATCCTGACAGTTCATCAGCATCAGGAGCCCACGTGCTAGGGAAGACGGGATACAGACCCCCAAATACATCATCCCCAgtcttcattcatttttgtttttgttttgcatgggtaaaaaaatatatatatacatataggcTCGCGTGCGCGCAGAGACAGATTTCCCGGGTTCATAATGATTTGCCGAAGGTATACATTTAGTGGTGTGGATTTCCTGCTTTTTCGTTGTATTAGTGCCCGAATAATTCAGATTTATTTGAATAActatatattgtaatattttGAATGTCTCTGGGGGGTTTCGATATCTAGTGGGAGGGGGGGGTGTCACAGATTTAGTAAGTATGTCGTACAA is from Oreochromis niloticus isolate F11D_XX linkage group LG20, O_niloticus_UMD_NMBU, whole genome shotgun sequence and encodes:
- the spata2 gene encoding spermatogenesis-associated protein 2 gives rise to the protein MDAKLKEDLFRRYVTALEKRLEEGGDNRGTGSTQEGERSRHKDSEALLSTATALLGAYQPDPAQRFRMVRFYEVVENSLRSQRGVNLKGLERAFHTLETICTNLLLFPWKKEFRCIKTFTGPYVYHLQSAISDAELRTLMRTIGYTCDHDSQFHLQEHPGGANHLRQLAFELFLAQAECRLLGEVVALARGSASELEALELRRGCRDDAAGCAEALRRRDSLGADMARLSVRPLDIEKPHAHHLRRGSRPSKSVDVTDGAGHWHAAVSKPVLKASLSLRKEPLFVDAEEDMKDEIIRPSTSISLSSVAAPPSYSPVADFFPIQSPPPADPYTSYHPSSLDEIDLYTERGGAGTGGRQTPSRPLSREPRDGRDGWLHKGHGSVKCQGCGLGCTTMASCQRCDMILCSACHDVDPSPCCGLQDYHPKSPRPLDGYIPVKEKLSVYSNTHTHSHLHPHPLTLTHSHSHPHPHPQMVEKPLMSTKLFPSKSVALTTPKGGSSERISMGGSRCGFCNKPGASHTCVNCSKVSCDSCMGLYAKDMCTRKNPQHNFVPNHQLNFKSGTISHLVYR